A DNA window from Salvia hispanica cultivar TCC Black 2014 unplaced genomic scaffold, UniMelb_Shisp_WGS_1.0 HiC_scaffold_50, whole genome shotgun sequence contains the following coding sequences:
- the LOC125199435 gene encoding receptor-like protein 9DC3 — MTLSLKGQDRLIKRILETFTTIDLSSNRFTGNIPPCIGNLKILKYLNLSHNTLMGHIPSSLGNLSEIESLDFSTNKLDGEIPNELTRLTFLAKLNLSINNLVGKIPRSNQFSTFENDSYVGNLGLCGLPLIRKCKEDDGKSIQPAEEVDDENEFIDGFGWRCVVMGYGSGFIVGIGIGYMIIRSGRPRWLVEFFFGVGYKYKTKKKRNRAAPTCMGT; from the coding sequence ATGACGCTCAGCTTGAAAGGCCAGGATCGATTAATTAAGAGAATATTGGAAACCTTCACAACAATTGACTTATCCTCCAATAGATTCACTGGGAATATTCCACCTTGTATAGGAAATCTTAAGATTCTCAAATACTTGAATTTGTCCCACAATACCCTCATGGGACATATACCTTCGTCTCTTGGAAACTTAAGTGAAATCGAATCGTTGGACTTCTCAACAAATAAATTGGATGGTGAAATTCCAAATGAATTGACAAGGTTGACATTTCTTGCGAAATTAAACCTTTCAATAAACAATCTTGTTGGGAAAATACCGCGATCTAATCAGTTCTCCACATTTGAGAATGATTCATACGTGGGAAACTTGGGATTGTGTGGACTTCCGTTGATAAGAAAATGCAAAGAGGATGATGGGAAATCGATACAGCCTGCTGAAGAAGTAGATgatgaaaatgaatttatagATGGATTTGGTTGGCGATGTGTTGTGATGGGATATGGAAGTGGATTTATagttggaattggaattggttATATGATTATAAGAAGTGGAAGGCCAAGATGGTTAGTGGAATTCTTTTTCGGGGTTGGTTATAAATATAAGACGAAGAAGAAACGCAACCGGGCTGCACCAACATGCATGGGAACTTGA
- the LOC125199430 gene encoding MDIS1-interacting receptor like kinase 2-like — protein MEEQPATNEEESSLMARKLRPRDKLKTPAKAATSEVESLMRWKSSLSSCSSLKSWSINNISNHCRWIGISCNGGVSVSGIDLPFAGLAGTLELFHFTALLNLTTFNLSGNYLNGSIPAALGNLTSLTLLDLSHNMFSGAIPPEIGRLTELRYLSFSKNHMVGDIPYQIGNLREVRFLDLGLNHFESPDWSRFPTFPFLTHLNLGFNKLNLEFPHFITTCLNLTFLDLSRNNFTGQLPESLFTNLVKLEYLNLTSNGFQGPLSPTITNLSKLKDLRFGNNFFSANILDSVSLIPSLQILELYNNSFIGEIPPSIGLLTNLRTLDLQMNSFNSSIPRELSRCNKLTYLDLSKNSLSGPLPPSLSNLGNLSVLGLSNNSLTGEILTSFITSWRKLISIQFQDNEFSGELPSEIGMLTNLESLFLSNNSFSGTIPPVIGNLQKIMWLDLSANNFSGPIPSTIGNLTNLWFLGISFNKLNGPIPSTIGNLTNLMILFLSSSKLNGELSSPI, from the exons ATGGAGGAGCAGCCGGCAACGAATGAGGAGGAGAGCTCGTTGATGGCAAGGAAGTTGAGGCCAAGAGACAAGCTCAAGACGCCGGCCAA AGCAGCCACAAGTGAAGTAGAGAGTTTGATGCGATGGAAATCCAGCCTATCATCTTGTTCTTCTCTCAAGTCTTGGTCCATCAACAACATCAGCAACCACTGCAGATGGATTGGCATTAGCTGCAATGGCGGGGTATCTGTCTCTGGGATTGATCTCCCCTTTGCAGGCCTTGCAGGGACATTGGAACTGTTCCATTTCACTGCATTGTTGAATCTCACCACTTTCAACCTCAGCGGGAATTATCTCAACGGCTCCATACCAGCTGCTCTCGGCAACCTCACAAGCCTCACACTGTTGGACCTCTCCCACAATATGTTTTCCGGCGCCATTCCACCAGAGATCGGCCGCTTGACAGAGCTTCGATACCTGAGCTTCTCCAAAAACCATATGGTTGGAGATATCCCATATCAGATTGGCAATCTGAGGGAGGTGCGCTTCTTGGATTTGGGCTTAAATCACTTTGAATCTCCTGACTGGTCTAGATTTCCCACATTCCCTTTCCTAACTCACCTTAATCTTGGTTTCAATAAACTCAACTTGGAATTCCCACATTTCATAACCACATGTCTCAACCTTACTTTCCTTGATTTGTCTCGAAACAACTTCACAGGCCAACTTCCTGAATCATTGTTCACCAATTTGGTCAAACTTGAATATCTTAACCTCACTAGCAATGGTTTCCAAGGCCCCCTCTCACCAACTATCACTAACCTCTCCAAGCTGAAGGATCTTCGCTTCGGCAACAACTTCTTCTCTGCCAACATTCTTGATTCAGTAAGCCTTATTCCAAGCCTGCAAATTCTGGAGCTGTACAATAATTCGTTCATAGGAGAAATTCCTCCTTCTATAGGCCTACTCACAAATCTCCGAACTCTAGACCTTCAAATGAACAGCTTCAATTCCTCCATTCCTCGAGAGCTCAGCCGGTGTAATAAGCTGACTTACTTAGATTTATCCAAGAATTCACTCTCGGGGCCATTGCCGCCATCCTTATCAAATCTGGGCAATTTATCTGTGTTGGGACTATCTAACAATAGCCTGACTGGTGAAATATTGACCTCTTTCATCACAAGTTGGAGAAAACTAATCTCGATACAGTTTCAAGACAATGAATTCAGTGGAGAACTTCCATCAGAAATTGGCATGCTCACAAACCTCGAATCTCTGTTTCTCTCTAATAACTCGTTTTCTGGCACCATCCCACCAGTGATAGGAAACCTACAAAAAATCATGTGGCTGGACCTTTCAGCCAATAACTTTTCAG GTCCAATACCATCCACCATTGGAAATCTTACAAATCTGTGGTTCTTAGGCATCTCTTTCAACAAACTAAATG GTCCAATACCATCCACCATTGGGAATCTTACAAATCTGATGATCTTATTTCTCTCTTCCAGCAAATTAAACGGTGAGCTCTCATCCCCTATCtag